The Grus americana isolate bGruAme1 chromosome 8, bGruAme1.mat, whole genome shotgun sequence genome includes a region encoding these proteins:
- the ASPM gene encoding abnormal spindle-like microcephaly-associated protein isoform X1: protein MAAGFFSGAAAWEPSAVATPRRRRWAGRRGEDDADEGPAVLVLSHFSRPPFLSFGSLRVGASRTRLLGIDNPNAEDAEVVVDRFPASARGFSLEHHRFFVQSGQRIFVSVTWTPLEEGKVRELVTFVINGIVKHQAVILGVAEQPLKKKKSLWDTIKKKNSSETSTSIKVKKSTSEVKNVNKTFHVSQRMDRLRSPLQPCENQNTMQNSISPGNDSLVGSENKLPISPISPMLEEPRNTVCTPLAMRRSTTFSDIAAAVNEKLLPEIDSYNVKKCVNEHNELKSESAYSSPGLAQLQISNDEIILHHTLSPVCTPEHSASVPVLSTRRFLSPDSFVNDSYQVDIDIIEQPVSILSPDQFVKDSLSDKQSMTPKLEAALISSTTETYVVKKFLPSKLKKKGDVETRTHVHIEHKLNEVFEMHNVESQVLRYDKSKENHFSFPSTEEVQTHNFSQREQPKKRPVLSATVIKNKPDTAEEKRMETLQPKSKKCLSKAIMECANVVPVHTKPEITKHFPVIGPVSAKSKCHNDKVNSSPTGSTSLCRKRKSEIYVENSRVTAPVCVEEVERKRTLTSSVENKTHATRRPSAFKPTNRERVGQRKKAGSSLQKVSKTTNRISKPIPGLAQSHLTFVKPLKTVIPRHPMPFAAKNMFYDEHWKEKQQRGFTWWLNFVLTPDDFSVKANTSQVNAAALVLEEENHHKTSVRKAPTKDEASLKAYTAHRKLNKLRRAACRLFTSETMIKAIKKLEVEIETRRLLVRRDRHLWKDVGERQKVLNWLLSYNPLWLRIGLETVYGELIALESNSDVMGLAIFILNRLLWNPDIAAEYRHPTVPHLYREGHEEALSKFTLKKLLLLVCFLDCAKRSRMIEHDPCLFCKDAEFKASKDLLLAFSRDFLSGEGDLSRHLGFLGLPVSHVQTPLDEFDFAVTNLAVDLQCGIRLVRTMELLTKNWNLSKQLRVPAISRLQKIHNVDIVLNVLKERGIHLKDDSGASIDSRDIVDRHRERTLALLWKIVFAFQVDVFLNVEQLKEEIEFLKNAHKRKTQWSALKTFPHGCRVQEDNSSNSLPQHYSENVKLLMAWVNAVCEFYNIKVENFTVCFSDGRVLCHLIHHYHPCYVPLEAVCQRTTQTVECSRTHTVGLNSSSSSSSESDTSLNVMEGMVDQSVTASVLYKELLDNERKNFQLINAAVSDLGGIPAMIHHSDMSNTIPDEKVVITYVSFLCSRLLDLRQETRAARLIQSAWRNYRLKRELKLSQERDRAAQIIQKSAINFLSRQRILKKVNAAVFIQKHWRRYLARTIFLNLQKTKLEEARSKSATVIQAYWRRYSARKRFLQLRHYVIFVQARIRMVKAVAAYKRIVWAVVTIQSHLRASKLAKKDRQRYEILKSSALTIQSAFRRWRKYKIQQKTKATLVLQTYFRKWQSSKLAKRKRAALVIQSWYRMHRDLKRYLHIKQSVIKIQAWYRCQLVRHIYQQHRAKIVTIQQYYRAYKLGKIEREYYLQKRAAVIVLQAAFRGTKARKLYRQTKAICVVQSLWRMKKEKLRFLRLKKSVTTLQSHVRKYQQVKRYKAIKNAASVIQTWYRAHVTSKKAAASFQRMRLAAVVLQSAYRGMEARKEAHKLRSVIKIQSSYRAYIVRKRFKNLKDATVKMQALVKMRQAHKCYCALREATLYVQRRYRSHRYALQLKEDYRRLKAACIRIQAVFRGYLVRKQIQRWRETAIFLQACYRMRRDRQRYLNICSAAVVIQNHYRAYKKQLCHRHEFLQVKKAAVCLQAAYRGCKARKRLKLEYRAAIKIQTAFRAHAARMKYKAMVQASIVIQRWYRTCKTGNRQRLNFLMTRAAVLSLQAAFRGWKVRTQIRRQCVAATRIQSAFRKFMALKKFRLMNRAVLTIQKHYRASVIGQKQRQEYVQLRNSVVRLQAIWRGKTVRKTIQKKHNLATIIQSYYRMHVNQLKYKKLRQATLVIQKYFRAYCMKKTQRAVYLKTKGAVLVLQSAYRGMTVRKQLNKLNKAATTIQAAFKSYLVRKDFERLRSAAVVVQRHYRAIFHAKCQKQKYLSLKEATVKMQAIYRGVRVRRQILCMHQAAICIQATFKMHRMSIKYQAMRMAAIIIQRQYRAFCLGKVQRKKYLELKKSIIILQAACRGVKVRRYVKTMHQSAAIIQSYYRMHKQQRDYRKLLLATRRIQQWFRACKERDTQVHNYMVMKNAVLRIQAAFRGMKTRRLLRTMSESAELIQRRFRTFLKRKHFLSIKTAAIVIQRKYRATKLAKIQRQKYLSFLNAAVIIQSAYRGFVVRRRMQQMHQAATVIQAALRMRKTYISYQAVRLASVIIQQQYRAYREGKRVREIYLKLYNSVIVLQAAWRGMKTRSLLKKRHEAALMIQRNYRMYREYRRYRKVQWATQLIQRRYRANNLKKIAVQHYVSLKKAATCIQKAFRVMQARKQHQEMHCAAIVVQKNFKAFRERQRYLSLKAAALVFQRRYRALILSRQHALEYLSLRRATVRIQAVYRGIRVRRSIEHMHLAASTIQSAYKMYRNRRSYQNKRTAAIIIQNYYRSHIKGKNQRKKYLTMKNSALVIQASYRGMRERQKLKIMHASAIVIQSSYRMYVQHRYYTQLRWAVRVTQQRFRAKMATEADMENYAKIKKAVICLQSAFRAKKSRHLYKTNVAAQCIQSFLQMRVERRRFLEKKAAAITIQSMFRCQRTRARYKLIQSSAVAIQSWYRACHRARLQKAEYSAQRQAVVIIQSAFRGMKARKTARQIRAARKIQSFLQMAVQRRKFIQLRRAAITLRAYYLMHKTKSQYTSYKKAALVLQRYYRSHLTVKYQRTTYLQSRRNIIIVQARVRGFIEKRRFHKIKESTIKIQAFFRGFSQRQKYLQCKFSAVLIQQHYRAHQMRNTEQQRYHQMKRAAIRIQASYRGYKARQWVNKMRAAQVIQAWFRGCRAQKEYASVVKAIRVIQSHFKTKQQRTWFLKMKFCALTIQRRWRATLTARMIQHQFLATKNAAVKIQLAYRQYRARRLLRKKLQAACLIQKTYRGFKARRKLAQQKAAAVIIQKHLRAWREGRLQLLKYNETRRAVVKLQAFIRGYLVRKKITEQKQKKRLLYFTAAAYHHISAIKIQRAYRIHLILKLAQNQISSVLIIQKWFRAKMQQKRFLRDYQRIIQLQRVIRGWLKHRNDAATIIQRNVQRFLVCRRRRKFAVGIIKFQALWRGYSWRKSNDTAKTKALRHGLEKANEKSREENKLCNRTAIAIEYLLKYKHLSYILAALKHLEVATRLSPLCCENMAQSRAIFTIFVLIRSCNRSVPCMDVIRYSIQVLLNVSKYERTTEAVYEVENSIDTLLDLLQMYRGKAGDRISEKGGSIFTKTCCLLAILSKDSKRALEIRNIPRAVSCIQSLYKLTARKHKMDAERTLVKQKTNTLLSGTSFVPVTPLRIKTVSRIKPDWVLRKDNMQEIVDPLQAILMVMDTLGIACY from the exons ATGGCCGCAGGTTTCTTCTCTGGAGCGGCGGCGTGGGAGCCGAGCGCCGTCGCTACTCCTAGGCGGCGGCGCTGGGCCGGGCGGCGCGGTGAGGATGACGCGGACGAAGGCCCTGCCGTGCTGGTTCTGAGCCACTTCTCGCGGCCGCCGTTCCTCAGCTTCGGCAGCCTGCGCGTCGGCGCCTCCCGCACGCGCCTCCTGGGCATCGACAATCCCAACGCGGAGGACGCCGAGGTGGTCGTCGACCGCTTCCCGGCTTCTGCCAGGGGCTTCAGCCTTGAGCATCACCGCTTTTTTGTGCAG TCAGGACAAAGAATCTTTGTTTCTGTAACATGGACACCATTAGAAGAAGGAAAAGTCAGAGAACTGGTAACTTTTGTTATTAATGGCATTGTAAAGCATCAAGCTGTGATCCTGGGTGTTGCTGAGCAGCCTCTGAAAAAAAAG AAGAGTCTTTGGGATactatcaaaaagaaaaactcttcagaaacatctacttcaataaaagttaaaaaaagtacttcagaagttaaaaatgttaataaaaccTTTCACGTTTCCCAGAGGATGGATAGACTTAGAAGCCCACTTCAGCCATGTGAAAATCAGAACACAATGCAAAATAGTATATCCCCAGGAAATGACTCTCTTGTTggctcagaaaataaattgccTATATCTCCTATTTCACCAATGCTAGAGGAACCTCGTAATACTGTTTGCACACCACTTGCAATGAGAAGATCTACTACATTCTCagatattgctgctgctgtaaatgAGAAGTTATTGCCTGAAATAGACAGCTATAATGTCAAGAAATGTGTTAATGAGCACAAtgaattaaaatctgaaagtgCATACAGTTCTCCTGGATTAGCACAACTACAAATTTCAAACGATGAAATAATTCTTCATCATACACTGTCTCCGGTTTGCACTCCAGAGCACTCAGCATCTGTGCCTGTTTTAAGTACAAGGAGATTTTTAAGTCCAGATTCTTTTGTAAATGACAGTTATCAAGTGGATATAGATATAATAGAGCAGCCTGTTTCAATTCTGTCACCTGATCAATTTGTGAAAGACAGCTTGTCAGATAAGCAATCAATGACTCCTAAACTTGAGGCAGCTTTAATATCGTCTACTACAGAGACTTATGTTGTAAAGAAATTCCTaccctcaaaattgaaaaaaaagggagatgtAGAGACAAGAACGCATGTTCATATAGAACACAAATTAAATGAAGTCTTTGAGATGCATAATGTGGAGTCACAGGTACTTCGTTATGACAAATCCAAAGAAAATCACTTCAGTTTTCCTTCTACAGAGGAAGTTCAAACTCACAATTTTTCTCAGAGAGAGCAACCAAAGAAGCGTCCAGTTCTTTCTGCCACTGTCATAAAAAATAAGCCAGatactgctgaagaaaaaagaatggaaactCTGCAGCCAAAATCTAAAAAATGCCTTAGTAAAGCAATAATGGAATGTGCTAATGTGGTGCCTGTacatacaaaaccagaaataacaaaacactTTCCAGTTATAGGTCCCGTTTCAGCTAAAAGTAAGTGTCACAATGACAAAGTAAATTCATCTCCTACTGGATCCACTTCTTTGTGTCGTAAGAGGAAAAGTGAAATATATGTAGAAAATAGTAGAGTTACAGCTCCAGTGTGTGTGgaagaagtggaaagaaaaagaactctTACATCTAGTGTGGAGAATAAAACGCATGCTACTAGGAGACCATCAGCCTTCAAACCCACAAACCGAGAGAGAGTagggcagagaaaaaaagctg GTTCTTCACTTCAGAAAGTATCTAAAACCACCAACAGAATTAGTAAACCCATCCCTGGATTGGCCCAGTCTCACCTGACGTTTGTGAAACCACTGAAAACAG TCATCCCTAGACACCCAATGCCTTTTGCTgctaaaaacatgttttatgaTGAACAttggaaggagaagcagcaacGAGGTTTCACCTGGTGGTTGAATTTTGTACTTACCCCTGATGACTTCAGTGTAAAAGCAAACACCTCACAAG TAAATGCAGCTGCTCTTGTCTTGGAAGAAGAGAACCATCATAAAACCAGTGTTCGTAAAGCACCAACGAAAGATGAAGCATCTCTAAAAGCTTATACAGCTCATCGTAAGCTGAATAAGTTACGACGTGCTGCTTGCCGTTTGTTTACATCTGAAACAATGATTAAAGCTATTAAGAAGCTGGAAGTTGAGATTGAAACTAGACGTTTGCTAGTTCGTAGAGACAGACACCTCTGGAAAGATGTAG gagagaggcagaaagtTCTTAACTGGCTTTTATCTTACAACCCTTTGTGGCTGCGTATAGGTCTGGAG ACTGTTTATGGAGAACTGATAGCTTTGGAGAGTAATAGTGATGTTATGGGTTTAGCAATATTTATCCTCAATCGCTTGCTTTGGAACCCTGACATTGCAGCTGAATACAGACATCCCACTGTGCCTCACCTTTACCGAGAAG GTCATGAAGAAGCTTTGTCAAAATTCACGCTGAAAAAATTGCTGTTGTTAGTTTGCTTTCTGGATTGTGCCAAACGGTCCAGAATGATTGAGCATGACCCTTGCCTCTTTTGTAAGGACGCAGAGTTCAAG gCTAGCAAAGACcttctgcttgcattttctCGGGACTTCCTGAGTGGTGAAGGTGACCTTTCCCGCCATCTTGGTTTCTTAGGCCTACCTGTCAGTCATGTTCAGACTCCACTTGATGaatttgattttgctgtaacAAATCTGGCTGTGGACTTACAATGTGGCATTCGTCTTGT GAGAACAATGGAACTTCTCACCAAAAACTGGAATCTTTCAAAACAACTGAGAGTTCCTGCAATAAGTCGTCTACAGAAGATTCATAATGTTGACATTGTTCTTAATGTCCTTAAAGAGCGAGGAATTCACTTGAAAGATGACAGTG GTGCTTCAATTGACTCCAGGGATATTGTGGATAGACACAGAGAACGAACATTAGCACTCCTGTGGAAAATTGTCTTTGCCTTCCAG gtggatgtttttcttaatgtggaacagttaaaagaagaaattgagtttttaaagaatgcacacaaaagaaaaacacaatggAGTGCTCTCAAGACTTTTCCACATGGTTGTAGAGTACAAGAAGATAACAGCAGTAACTCCTTACCTCAGCATTACAGTGAAAATGTAAAGCTGCTGATGGCATGGGTTAATGCTGTTTGTGAATTTTACAATATCAAG GTGGAAAATTTCACAGTGTGTTTCTCAGATGGTAGAGTACTATGTCATTTGATTCATCATTATCATCCATGTTACGTGCCTTTGGAAGCTGTGTGCCAACGTACCACTCAAACAGTAGAATGCTCAAGAACTCATACAGTGGGACTAAactcttcctcctcatcctcttcaGAGTCTGATACTTCTCTAAATGTTATGGAAGGAATGGTTGACCAAA gTGTAACTGCCTCAGTTCTGTACAAGGAACTCTTGgacaatgaaaggaaaaactttCAGCTCATCAATGCTGCAGTTTCTGACCTAGGTGGAATACCAGCAATGATTCATCACTCAGACATGTCAAATACAATTCCTGATGAGAAG GTTGTCATTACCTATGTATCATTTCTGTGTTCGCGGCTTCTGGATCTTCGGCAAGAAACTCGAGCTGCTCGATTAATTCAGTCTGCTTGGAGGAATTACAGACTGAAAAGAGAACTGAAGCTTTCTCAG GAAAGAGACAGAGCTGCTCAGATAATTCAAAAATCTGCAATAAACTTCTTGTCTCGTCAACGCATCCTGAAGAAAGTGAATGCAGCAGTTTTCATCCAGAAGCACTGGAGAAGATACTTAGCCaggactatttttttaaatctgcaaaagacaaaactgGAGGAAGCCAGAAGTAAATCTGCCACAGTCATTCAG GCTTATTGGAGGAGATACTCTGCTAGGAAAAGATTTTTACAGCTAAGGCACTATGTTATCTTTGTACAAGCAAGGATAAGGATGGTGAAGGCTGTTGCTGCATATAAACGAATTGTTTGGGCTGTTGTTACAATTCAGAGTCATCTGCGTGCATCTAAGTTGGCAAAAAAAGATCGGCAAAGATACGAAATCTTAAAATCTTCAGCGCTTACTATTCAGTCTGCATTcaggagatggagaaaatacaaaattcaaCAGAAAACTAAAGCTACTTTAGTGCTTCAGACTTATTTCCGAAAATGGCAATCTTCAAAACTGGCTAAAAGAAAGAGGGCTGCCCTTGTCATACAGTCTTGGTATAGGATGCACAGAGATCTGAAGCGGTATCTACATATTAAGCAAAGTGTTATCAAGATTCAGGCTTGGTACAGGTGTCAGCTGGTTAGACATATTTACCAGCAACACAGGGCAAAAATAGTGACAATTCAGCAGTATTACAGAGCTTATAAACTAGGAAAAATTGAAAGAGAGTACTACTTGCAAAAGCGTGCAGCAGTGATAGTCCTCCAAGCTGCTTTTAGAGGCACGAAAGCACGTAAACTATacagacaaacaaaagcaatttgtgTTGTTCAATCACTgtggagaatgaaaaaagagaaactaagATTTCTGCGGTTAAAAAAGTCTGTTACTACACTGCAGTCACATGTGAGAAAATACCAACAAGTGAAAAGATACAAAGCGattaaaaatgctgcttctgtaaTTCAAACTTGGTATAGGGCACACGTCACTTCtaaaaaagcagctgcttctttccaGAGGATGCGTCTGGCTGCTGTTGTCCTACAGTCCGCCTACAGAGGAATGGAAGCTAGGAAAGAGGCTCACAAATTGAGATCTGTGATAAAAATTCAGTCAAGCTACCGTGCTTATATTGTCCggaagagatttaaaaacttGAAAGATGCGACAGTGAAGATGCAAGCTCTTGTAAAGATGAGGCAAGCCCATAAGTGTTATTGTGCATTAAGGGAGGCAACACTTTATGTCCAGCGAAGGTATCGGTCTCATAGATACGCTCTTCAACTGAAAGAAGATTATAGGAGATTGAAGGCAGCTTGCATAAGAATTCAAGCTGTATTTCGAGGCTATCttgtcagaaaacaaatacaaaggTGGAGGGAGACTGCAATATTTCTCCAGGCATGCTACAGAATGAGAAGGGACAGGCAACGTTATTTAAACATCTGTAGTGCTGCTGTTGTCATTCAAAACCATTATCGTGCATACAAAAAGCAACTGTGTCACAGGCATGAGTTCTTACAAgttaaaaaagcagctgtgtgcTTACAGGCAGCCTACAGGGGTTGTAAAGCACGCAAAAGGCTTAAACTTGAATATAGAGCTGCTATTAAAATTCAGACTGCTTTTAGAGCTCATGCTGCAAGAATGAAATATAAGGCAATGGTTCAGGCCTCCATTGTGATTCAGAGGTGGTACCGAACTTGTAAGACTGGTAACAGGCAAAGACTGAACTTCTTAATGACAAGAGCAGCAGTGCTTTCTTTACAAGCAGCTTTTCGTGGCTGGAAGGTTCGAACGCAGATTCGAAGACAATGTGTTGCTGCTACTAGGATACAGTCTGCCTTCAGAAAATTCATGGCTCTGAAAAAATTCAGACTTATGAACCGTGCTGTGCTAACTATCCAGAAGCATTACAGAGCCAGTGTTATAGGCCAGAAACAACGGCAAGAATATGTTCAGCTGCGTAACTCTGTAGTGCGTCTTCAGGCAATATGGAGGGGGAAAACTGTGAGAAAAACAATTCAAAAGAAACATAATCTTGCAACAATTATTCAGTCCTATTACAGAATGCACGTAAATCAACTAAAATATAAGAAACTAAGACAAGCCACTTTAGTGATTCAGAAGTACTTCAGAGCTTactgtatgaaaaaaacccaacgggCAGTTTATCTAAAAACAAAGGGAGCTGTGTTAGTCTTGCAGTCTGCTTACCGTGGGATGACCGTGAGGAAACAATTGAACAAACTAAACAAAGCTGCTACAACTATACAAGCTGCGTTCAAATCTTACCTGGTCAGAAAGGACTTTGAAAGACTTAGATCTGCGGCTGTAGTAGTTCAAAGGCATTATCGTGCAATTTTTCATGCTAAAtgtcaaaagcagaaatatttgtcaCTAAAAGAAGCCACAGTCAAAATGCAGGCAATTTACAGAGGTGTAAGAGTAAGACGACAAATTCTCTGTATGCATCAAGCAGCTATTTGTATCCAAGCCACGTTTAAGATGCATCGCATGAGCATAAAATATCAGGCAATGAGAATGGCAGCAATTATAATTCAAAGACAATACAGAGCATTTTGTTTAGGCAAAGTACAACGTAAAAAGTACTTGGAGCTAAAGAAGTCGATCATTATCCTTCAGGCTGCTTGCAGAGGCGTGAAGGTCCGACGATATGTAAAAACTATGCATCAGTCGGCAGCAATAATACAGTCTTATTATCGGATGCACAAACAACAGAGGGATTACAGAAAACTGTTGCTGGCAACTAGGCGGATTCAGCAGTGGTTCCGTGCTTGTAAGGAGCGAGATACACAAGTTCACAACTACATGGTTATGAAAAATGCTGTGCTTCGTATCCAGGCTGCGTTCCGTGGTATGAAAACAAGAAGACTTCTAAGAACTATGAGTGAATCAGCTGAGCTTATTCAAAGAAGATTTAGaacttttcttaaaagaaaacattttctttccattaaaacaGCTGCTATTGTAATTCAGAGGAAATACAGAGCAACAAAACTAGCAAAAATTCAACGACAAAAATATCTCTCTTTCCTTAATGCTGCTGTTATCATACAGTCTGCTTATAGAGGCTTTGTGGTAAGGAGAAGAATGCAGCAGATGCATCAAGCTGCTACAGTTATTCAAGCAGCGTTAAGAATGCGTAAAACTTACATTTCTTATCAAGCTGTCAGGCTTGCTTCAGTAATCATACAGCAACAGTATCGTGCTTACAGGGAAGGGAAGCGTGTGAGAGAAATATACTTAAAACTGTACAATTCTGTTATAGTTCTTCAGGCTGCCTGGAGAGGAATGAAAACAAGATCCTTGCTGAAGAAAAGACATGAGGCAGCTCTTATGATACAGAGAAACTACCGAATGTATAGGGAGTACCGCCGTTACAGAAAAGTTCAGTGGGCAACCCAGCTAATACAGAGGAGATACAGAGCCAATAACCTGAAGAAAATTGCAGTACAGCATTACGTTTCATTAAAGAAAGCAGCAACCTGTATTCAGAAGGCTTTTCGAGTCATGCAGGCAAGAAAACAACACCAAGAAATGCACTGTGCTGCTATTGTTGttcagaaaaattttaaagcttttagaGAACGTCAAAGATACCTCTCCCTTAAGGCAGCTGctcttgtctttcagagaaGATACAGAGCTTTGATTCTGTCAAGACAGCATGCTTTGGAGTACCTTTCTCTTCGCAGAGCAACTGTTCGTATACAGGCTGTGTACAGAGGTATCAGAGTGCGGAGGAGTATCGAGCATATGCATCTAGCTGCTAGTACAATACAGTCAGCCTACAAAATGTACAGGAATAGGAGGTCCTATCAAAATAAGAGAACTGCAGCTATTATTATACAGAACTACTATCGATCCCACATTAAAGGAAAGAATCAACGAAAGAAATACCTGACGATGAAGAATTCTGCTCTTGTTATTCAGGCATCATATAGAGGCATGAGGGAACGACAGAAACTGAAAATCATGCATGCTTCAGCAATTGTAATACAGTCTAGTTATCGCATGTACGTACAACATAGATATTACACACAGTTGCGTTGGGCTGTCAGAGTTACACAGCAAAGGTTCAGAGCCAAAATGGCAACAGAAGCTGACATGgaaaattatgcaaaaataaaaaaggctgtCATTTGCCTTCAATCCGCTTTCCGTGCTAAAAAATCTAGGCACTTGTACAAAACCAATGTAGCTGCCCAATGTATACAATCATTCTTACAAATGCGTGTAGAGAGGAGGcgttttcttgaaaagaaagcagcagcaataacGATCCAGTCTATGTTCCGATGCCAAAGAACGAGGGCTCGCTATAAATTGATTCAGAGTTCAGCAGTTGCTATTCAGAGCTGGTACAGAGCGTGTCACAGGGCTCGTTTACAGAAAGCGGAGTATTCTGCTCAAAGACAAGCAGTAGTAATTATTCAGTCTGCCTTCCGTGgtatgaaagcaagaaaaacagcaagaCAAATACGAGCTGCAAGAAAGATTCAGTCTTTTCTTCAGATGGCTGTGCAGCGTAGAAAATTTATTCAACTTCGAAGAGCAGCTATTACGTTACGAGCCTATTACTTAATGCATAAAACTAAATCACAGTATACAAGCTATAAAAAAGCAGCGCTTGTCTTACAACGATACTACCGATCCCACTTGACTGTGAAATACCAGAGAACGACTTACTTGCAAAGCCGGAGGAACATTATCATTGTGCAGGCTAGAGTGAGAGGATTCATTGAAAAGAGGAGGTTtcacaaaattaaagaaagcacAATAAAAATTCAG GCATTTTTCCGTGGATTTAGTCAGAGACAGAAATACCTTCAGTGCAAGTTTTCTGCTGTATTAATACAGCAGCACTACAGAGCCCATCAGATGCGAAATACTGAACAACAAAGATACCATCAAATGAAAAGAGCTGCCATTAGAATTCAG GCATCATATAGAGGATATAAAGCCAGGCAGTGGGTTAACAAAATGAGAGCAGCACAAGTAATTCAAGCCTGGTTTCGAGGCTGCAGAGCACAAAAAGAGTATGCATCTGTGGTAAAAGCTATACGTGTTATTCAGAgtcacttcaaaacaaaacaacagcgGACCTG gtttttgaaaatgaagttcTGTGCACTTACCATTCAAAGAAGGTGGAGAGCAACCCTTACTGCACGGATGATTCAACATCAGTTTCTGGCAACTAAGAATGCTGCAGTTAAGATTCAGTTGGCATATAGACAGTACAGGGCTAGAAGACTTTTAAGAAAG aAGCTTCAAGCTGCATGTTTGATACAAAAAACATACAGAGGTTTCAAGGCAAGAAGGAAACTTGCTCaacaaaaagctgctgctgtaatTATCCAAAAACATCTGAGGGCTTGGCGGGAAGGCAGGCTTCAACTTCTGAAATACAACGAAACTAGAAGAGCTGTCGTTAAACTGCAAGCATTTATACGGGGTTATTTAGTCAGAAAAAAG ataacagaacagaaacaaaagaagagacTACTGTATTTTACAGCAGCTGCATATCATCACATCTCTGCAATTAAGATTCAGAGGGCATATAGGATTCACCTCATCTTAAAACTTGCACAAAACCAGATCTCATCTGTTCTTATAATACAG aaatggtTCCGAgcaaaaatgcaacaaaagagATTTCTAAGAGATTATCAAAGAATCATTCAATTACAACGTGTAATTCGAGGCTGgctaaagcacagaaatgatGCAGCAACCATCATCCAGCGAAATGTACAAAGGTTCCTTGTGTGCAGACGGCGGAGAAAATTTGCAGTTGGAATAATTAAATTTCAG GCATTGTGGAGAGGATATTCTTGGAGAAAGAGTAATGACACAGCAAAAACTAAAGCTTTAAGACACGGTTTAGAAAAGGCTaatgaaaagagcagagaagaaaacaaattgtgCAACAGAACTGCAATTGCTATTGAATACCTTCTAAAATACAAACACCTCTCTTATATTCTTGCAGCATTAAAGCATCTTg AGGTGGCTACCAGGCTGTCCCCACTCTGTTGTGAAAATATGGCCCAGAGCAGAGcaatctttactatttttgTTCTGATCCGAAGTTGCAACCGGAGTGTTCCATGCATGGATGTGATCAGATATTCAATTCAAGTTCTACTTAATGTGTCGAAG TATGAAAGAACTACTGAAGCAGTTTATGAAGTAGAAAATTCTATAGATACATTACTAGACTTACTGCAAATGTACAGAGGGAAAGCTGGGGACAGAATTTcagagaagggaggaagcaTTTTCACAAAGACGTGTTGTTTGCTGGCCATCCTTTCAAAGGATTCGAAAAGAGCTTTG GAAATCCGAAACATACCAAGAGCTGTTAGTTGCATTCAAAGCCTATATAAACTCACAGCTCGTAAACACAAAATGGATGCAGAGAGAACACTtgtgaagcagaaaacaaacactctCTTAAGTGGAACTTCCTTTGTTCCAGTAACTCCTCTAAGAATAAAAACAGTTTCAAG aattaaaCCAGACTGGGTTTTGAGGAAGGATAACATGCAAGAAATTGTGGATCCTCTGCAAGCAATTCTCATGGTGATGGATACGCTGGGTATTGCCTGCtactga